The Triticum aestivum cultivar Chinese Spring chromosome 5A, IWGSC CS RefSeq v2.1, whole genome shotgun sequence genomic sequence atCCACCGGCTAGTTGTTTCGGACGCATGCCGTTTCAATTTCGAATTCATAACGTACACATCTGAAAATGAGTAGAAGAAAAGAAAAGGCCAAAGTCCGTCTCCTATCTGCACTGTGCTctgtcaatttcttcagtctgtatgTAATATAACTGAAGAACACATCTGAAACTTTGTATCCTATCTGCACTGCAGCCGCTGCCACTTTCTCAGTAATTTTACCGATATTTAGCAGACTAAATTAATAAAACAAGAATATGGGTTTGCATTTGGTAGGTGGTAACCCCATTTCCTGTCTCATTTTGGGGAGGAATTTCAATGAAAACAACGACAACTAGTTGGAGTAACAGCTGacagagttccattgtgccgtaaCAGATCATCAGCATGCACGACCAATGGAACTGCTACAAAGCACCAGAAGAAGGCCAAGCAAAGAGGGCAAGATCACAGCAGCTCTTCTCGGTGAGGAAATGCTCGGTCCTGCAGAACAACCGTGAAGCAGAAGTTTACATGTCTTCAgcctgcaccaccaccaccgacgCATCAGCATCAGACCATGGCAGCACTGGCCACCAGTCCCCCGGCTTCTGGATCGAGGGCTGCTTCCGGAGGAGAAACTGCAAGATCCGCAGGGCccacgacggcaaagaggtggcgaggatcgcgaggaagaaggcgaggacagCCGCGACGCCTGACACGGCGCCTCTGACGCTCGGCGAGGACGTCTTCAGCCTCGTGGTGCAACCGGACGCTGATTGCACGATGATCATGGCCCTCGTCGTCGTTCTGGACCGGATCTGCTGGAGGCCGTACACGCCGTTGATATGTTCTTCGTAGCCCGCGCTGAGTCGGCGATCGATGAACCTCTGTTCGTTTTACACGGGGGAAATGTAGATGCCTTTTCTTTCTTCAGTTCTTCAAGTGACTGTCGCCTGAAGCAAGTAAGAGCCAGTGGAGATGAAGTGCTGTTCAGTTAGTTGCAGCTGTCGGTTGGCTGAAAGCCTGATCTAACTTGTAGTAAAACGTCGAACAAAGTTCTGACATGCAGCAATGCAGTGCATCAAAATGAAATCCCAACAATATGAATCTCGGACTTGAAATGCCTGTACGATTAATCTGCAGATTATTGTTCCTACATGACGGTGCCATGTTAATGGGCCACCTAGTGTTAGTTGCACCGTCAGAGAAAGTGCCAAGGACGGTACAGAAGACAAAATGACCAAAGTTTGTCGAATCCCAGCAGGGAAGCCTGTGTCTCCTGTGCCATCTTTTCAGTGTCTATTGCATGATTTGCATCTCCTTACGTCTGCGATCCCCGTCAGAATGATTCGGAATATGACGGAAATatactgcagaaagggagattttGCGTTTCGGCGTAATGGGGATCTTAATTTTTACAGAATGTCAGAAGAATCGAGAAGATGGACGAAATTGAGGGAATATTGCCGTAAAGGTTAGCTGTCTTGTCTTGGCAGTCCTTTCGTATCTAAGCTACTTTTGATAAGTTAGCTGTAATGAAGGGTACTGCTTCTGTTCGGGAATAGCTGGCGTTTTATACATCAGCACAACCATGCATCTCATTCTGCTAATGTTTGAATGTGTATCTAAGTTCAGAAATTATTATACTACAAACTATATATATTTAGTTGGAATTATACTATAAAATATTGTTCAGGCTAATACAATATTTTACCTTACTTAAAATCTAAGTAATTTTTCACGTATCAGAGTTATACAGCTTCTGACTGCGTGCTTCCTTAAAAATCAGGTAtttatatagataaatagaacctCTTAATTACAATACTCACTCTATTTCATAATATAAGGATATTTAGAGTTTGTGCCACTCTAACTTTTATCTTTTTCGTTGTTGTTGAGAGGTTGACATCTTTTGGTTTGATCCTCACAGAAAAAAAACATCTTTTGGTTTGAACATCAATTAATACCACTAGATTTGAcatgaaatatatttttataatatataGTGATCATTGTCAGGAAATATAGTAAATATTTTCTGAAACAACATAGTTTTCTTTAACATTTGTGGTTTAAGTGTTACTCTGGATACCATTTCAATATCATAAACTAATTATTGTGAATCATATAAACCATTTTTTTTCGTAATTGCAGTTAGCACTTACACCTTTTTTCACAAGTGGTACTCTGAAAGTAGGTTGTATTTGTTATTGAGGTGGTTTATGATAATCTAGTTTTGCAGTCAGTTGTGGTCTTTATTAAAGAAAGGGTAGACTCCCTGGATTTCATTTCACCGAAATCGACAATAACAAAATCTAGAGGGTAAACAATGGCACCATTAGAATAATACCCATGGAGAAAACAACACACTTCGAACCATTAATGGACCAACAGACTTAATGATGAAGCAACCAATTATAACATGCCAACATTCAGGCTATCCCGGTCTATATTCACTCCCGGACTATCCAAATGATCTCTCGAAAGTTGTTCTCCAAGTGAATGATGCAGCAATGCAAGGTTGCTAGATACTTTCACCGGGCACAACTTCCTCTAGCAGTGCAAGCGTTGCACCAACAATGCCCAAAGTCTGGCGCATTACCGGCCCTGAAAGGAGTAACTCAGTTTCCATAGTGGCACGATAAGGTTCAGAAGGCGGCAGTGGATGAGTCCAATATTGTGCCAAGAATTCAAAGCCAGGGTTGATCACTATGTAAGTTACGGATAAACTCCCAATACATGGTCACACCGAGCACTCAAAATACAAATGTGAGACAGATTCTTAAGCAGGGCAAGATGGGCAGGTTTTATCATTCACATGCTGACACTTACTCGACTTTTTATGTATGATCAATATTGCAAAACATGTATACAAGATGACACACATATATACAGAATATGTCGTCAATGCACAATGGGTGTCCTCTGGAAATTAAACATGTTAGGGCAACTCTAACCGATCCACTATCCGGCGCTAAGGATAAATTCAGTTATCCTCCCTTACGTCCCCTAAAACAGTTAGTGGAGGATACATTATCCTCCCTCGCTGAAAAAAAACCCCAATCTCCCTATATATCCTCATCGCGCGCTCGGCTGAGGAAATGTGGCGCCTCCTCTTTCCTGGCACAGCCGCCGCAACCGATGATCGAACCACCCGCCGGAATGGATACCCCGGACCCCGCCGACCACCGCCACCGGCTTGTCGCTGCCGGAAATGATCCCCGCATCACCGCCCGCGCCGAAGAAGAGCTTGGGGATAAAAAAGTCCACCGGGTTCAAGCTCCGGCTCCAATCGCGGCAAAGGCCGCCAGGGTGGCGAGCGCCTCTCCGGCGACATCTTGCCGCCCTCCCGCTGCTCCCTTCGTGGCCAATCGAGCAAGAAAACCGACGTCggcggccgagaggatggaggtgatggtggtggtgccgGCGGTGATGTTTTCTTCAGAGACCACCTCCTTTGAGTTCGTGCATGCCAATGGTTGGCTCGATCCACAACATATACATGTTATGTTTGTGATGATTTTCGTTCAAACATTTGTGTTtgaagtgatgccttttggacGAACTATGCATGTTTTAATTTGAGAAATGCGATGATGAAACTATATGTTATGACGGTTATGTTATGCATGTTTTAATTTGAATATCTTTATGATATATATTGTGTAGTGTTTAGAAGTTCATATGGCTTGGACACAAAATCTACACAATTTTGTTTTTACTTCACTAAGTATAGAGGATCAGGTAGGTGCGGTCACCGTTAGTGGAGTAATTTTTTTGTCCACTAACTTTACTCCGCCGGATCCTCCCTTAACTTTAGAGGATGGGTTAGAGTTGCCCTTATAGGGTGATTTCACGTAAAAAATACATTCAGTGTCACGCATTCAAACCATTTTTTTAAgctaggcaaaagatttgccattttcattcaATAAGGAAGAAAGTTTAGAGTTTGTGGCCAGAGGCCGAATTACAAAATATCACTCTCGCGGCAATAAATTACGCAAGTGCTTAGTCCCAGCAAGACACCACAGACTACACTCCTCTTTTATCTTTGTGACAATAACTTCGGCCGGCATCGCAGCATTGTGGAAGACCCTTGTGTTCTGTTCCTTCTGTATCTCCCATGAAATGAGCAGCATGAGGGAGATGAGCGGCCTTCGGGATTGCGTCATTCTGTACGCGTTGTGGCCCCACCAATCTTTAACGGAGTCCATGTGGCTCCAATCCAGAAGGTTCACGTCATGAAGGCCAAGCCGGACCTTTATCATGCCCCAAACTCTAACAGCGTATCTGCATCGAAAAAGTAGATGCGCCGCCGTCTCTTGAACTTGCTTGCAAAGAGGGCATAAGTTGCAATTAGGCCATTCCCGCTTTTGCAGTCAGTCAGTTGTCTAAATCCTATTGTTAATAACGAGCCACGCAAAAAACTTGCACTTTGGAGGTGCCCAAATCTTCCAGACATTCTACACAAGGTCCGTGTCCACTAAGCCCCGGAATTGAACCTCGTAGGCCGACGCAGCCGAATAATGACCATCCATCGTTAGCTTCCATGAGATAGTATCCGCCCTTTCCGGATTtaggtggaggagagagagagctttTCCCACAGGCTGACAAACTTGGATAGGTGATCAACGGAGATGCCCTCGCATCCAAACCATATTAGGCATGAGTCAAGTAGACGGATTGCGTGACCATCATAAATTCATAAGATCATCCTGCCATTGCATAATTATAGGAGAGAAATATTGCCTAAAGGAATCGCAGAACACGCAGTAGAAATCCTTGTCATTTTCTATATCTCAATAGCTAGCCTCTGCTAACTTATTCCTCACGGAATGCAAGTATATCACCTCAGCATGCAACATGCATGAGGAAAATCCCACGTCAAATGCAAACATTTATGAGAATTTTCATTCAATTATGCTATTTGTATTAAATATTTTTTTACAACTATAAAATAATCAAATGCAATAAATCGTATGTATTTTTAGTTTTACTTCTCATGTTATTAGTCCAAATATTCATGTTCCATGTAACTAAATCTTATTGAAATATATTGCAGAGTATCCCCGCAATAATGTGTAGAATCGTGAAATCCCAGAAGAAAATAGGCAGGGCAAACACCCAGCCAATTGTCTGTTCCAAAACTGATTTTCTCCTATACCCAGGTTGCCACGTGTAACCAACCATCACAACAGAACTGGCTCATATAACTCTATTCCAAAAGTGAGAAATATGAACATGCATGGTCACAATAAaataaattttgtgattttttttatcTAATCAACTTGTTTTATTTCCCGTGACTAAATTCTCATGATATTTATAAAATAAGTTTAGCATGACACATTTCAAGAGACATAAACTAAGGACATGTGCAGTGTTTGATAAGATAGTCTTACCTTAAATCTGACACGTAATTTAGAGATGGCAATAAAAACTGATGTACAATGAGTTAGCTATTAGTTTTACCTCTAATAACTAGATATTTTAAATATATGGTGAGGGATATTGTTGCTAATAGATCATCTCTTAATTGATATACGTATTAATAGAAAGCAAGCTtttttcccctctgatttctatttcctcaactcatcATTTATAACTAGAGGGTGACTGCGCCATCCTTTAGTCATGAGTTAAGCCTCTCTTTTTTACCCAGGTTGTTACGTTCGGTTGCTTC encodes the following:
- the LOC123106860 gene encoding protein LURP-one-related 8; the protein is MSRIHPNAEASRRLLRDGAGEAAACYTVWMRSSMGFQGTDGFSVYDAGGELAFRVDNYSRRRKIFAGELTLMDGHGAPLLSLRPQIISMHDQWNCYKAPEEGQAKRARSQQLFSVRKCSVLQNNREAEVYMSSACTTTTDASASDHGSTGHQSPGFWIEGCFRRRNCKIRRAHDGKEVARIARKKARTAATPDTAPLTLGEDVFSLVVQPDADCTMIMALVVVLDRICWRPYTPLICSS